One Helianthus annuus cultivar XRQ/B chromosome 7, HanXRQr2.0-SUNRISE, whole genome shotgun sequence genomic region harbors:
- the LOC110886758 gene encoding 2-oxoglutarate-dependent dioxygenase DAO → MATKCTVPIIDFLDLPNQMSNLIAASEEWGCFRLINCHNILPVSLMSDMKVVVRSLLDLPVEVKRRNLGVIVDSGYMAPSPKNPLYESLGLYNTMCCADVDKFCSQLDASPHQRDTIMKYAEAVHELSMRIGKTLAESLGVKSENMGIEKWPCQFRINKYHFTPESVGSPGVQIHTDSGFLTILQDDEGVGGLEVMNKAGEFIPVEPWPDTLLVNLGDMATVWSNGRFCNVKHRVQCKEAKIRVSIASFLLFPSETVLEPPLELVDDDHPRQYVPIMYQDYRKLRLSTKLEAGEALALLHTPISHK, encoded by the exons ATGGCCACCAAATGTACAGTCCCAATAATCGATTTTCTCGATTTACCCAACCAAATGTCCAACCTGATTGCAGCTAGTGAAGAGTGGGGTTGTTTTCGGCTTATCAACTGCCACAACATACTTCCGGTGTCTCTGATGTCAGATATGAAGGTTGTGGTTCGATCTCTGCTTGATCTACCAGTCGAGGTCAAGCGCCGGAACCTCGGTGTTATCGTCGATAGCGGGTATATGGCTCCATCGCCCAAGAATCCCTTGTATGAGTCCCTTGGGTTGTACAACACAATGTGTTGTGCTGATGTTGATAAGTTTTGTTCTCAGTTGGATGCTTCGCCCCATCAAAG gGATACTATTATGAAATATGCTGAAGCCGTACATGAGCTTTCTATGAGGATTGGAAAGACACTAGCTGAAAGTCTAGGGGTAAAAAGCGAAAATATGGGAATAGAGAAGTGGCCATGCCAATTCAGGATAAACAAATACCATTTCACCCCTGAAAGTGTTGGATCCCCTGGTGTCCAAATACACACTGACTCTGGTTTCTTAACCATCCTTCAAGATGACGAAGGCGTTGGCGGTCTAGAAGTCATGAACAAGGCCGGCGAGTTCATCCCCGTCGAACCATGGCCAGACACCCTTCTTGTTAACCTCGGTGACATGGCAACA GTGTGGAGCAATGGAAGGTTTTGCAATGTGAAGCACAGGGTGCAATGCAAGGAAGCTAAGATACGAGTGTCGATTGCATCGTTCCTTTTGTTCCCAAGTGAGACGGTACTCGAGCCTCCACTAGAACTTGTGGACGATGATCATCCACGTCAGTATGTTCCTATTATGTATCAAGATTACAGGAAGCTGAGGCTCTCGACAAAGTTGGAGGCGGGTGAAGCTCTTGCTCTTCTGCATACACCAATCTCTCACAAGTGA